The following coding sequences lie in one Plasmodium berghei ANKA genome assembly, chromosome: 7 genomic window:
- a CDS encoding serine/threonine protein kinase VPS15, putative codes for MGNTLYSNIGQNTTEPDDIYCKYLNNLYNIYNYLLKYEHFYFMNSYTLNSFCHVLEGINNNEGHVLIKICKLKGETQKIKRILYTLKFLFSFDLFPNVLPYNRMSVYENNIYIYRKFIFKSLDNYLLNEQNNYSFCYFYIFQALLSIIQLHSLGIYHGHIKSENFLIQNNMHILITDIDILNKYIYYIPKIRYGNERKEKINKMQEDIFNLGILILEILLKNKNISYLFHDESYDDNNDNFYSEKRKQTKLYMMENKKIKKYPNFDNNIISISKKKNSENFFHALSLPFINKKIINEEEDYFQKNKNLRMNIDKYKYYNYHYINHINYINIYNDIYNNGSSYEFMNTGSENLNSQNVIKNKAIINENNNTKKKKNRNKNNTYNNNNVDISSDTGFDDKIIHAYSDYELFNDYKETKNKHSTNNLNLYTQSDIYTNTAYTLIDNYKDIGNIRSQEKHKYGKSERKKSISNRRLNYFNMNKGEESNESQNSCNSNILCNNKIKNDAYNKTTSCVLSSSEGSDSNVRRKEKSAPYKIWKVVSLVKNPFVIYSLINHFFLEKNKNIFKIFNYWSYHIFPSTYKYVFFPLCILQFHQIFRKPEFFILLIHFNLPFILFHFDIFSKKEKDKYALIKRAPNIYKKKQNEKKNYSYFNTNCQTRHNSNRIPRLSLGKYQKKKKKNINTIAYYINVVKKHTTNINKHQMRTYINDTNLNSKVKAQILEQWKVYKKQKKMEKENERKSMDREKKNKQTKLKNCKKLYHCKSYFPFPILSYNNTHDFYKLFLQFYKNVYSSIFYEEKSYMDVFKFLEIYKRYIYLSLFRDFYFKNTNISNTRIDKIINRNIKKKYSTEISNTFNEHNYKWNYSEDIHQLINILICSYNFIMYDSLKILIFEIIQLIICHIKNEKLEKELIPFLFYCFKKTNDENIKVVIIKCIYIIINNGNKCEYFYMYIDKFLPNFFILKNTIQNYQKYIHAKYLPLFSTITIQYIYNSCLLKHMEKMSLRNRERKHISKNNIQDTNSLDESFYFTNNQTSDTCSTIGIYDTMSDNNSILTESAYMAILKDMRNKFISTLNETNDFILFEFYQNIVIFCTIMNKKWVKVYILPYMLKNYYKIKNIFIKAICIKTIVKIVFYINEKGPFEILSEYIKSIILDQNNELVLKILLYEFLFILKKNYKKWSTCTTSKTQYNIIIMNSQKQKNMKKKKKKKILFHFYFSKKSISLPF; via the exons ATGGGGAACACATTATATAGTAATATAGGACAAAATACAACAGAACCAgatgatatatattgtaaatatttgaataaCTTATACAACATATACaattatttgttaaaatatGAGCATTTCTATTTTATGAATTCCTATACCCTGAATTCCTTTTGCCATGTGCTTGAG ggaattaataataatgaggGTCATGTACTAATCaaaatttgtaaattaaaaggagaaacacaaaaaataaaaagaatattatatacactCAAGTTCcttttttcatttgatCTATTCCCGAATGT GCTTCCATATAACCGAATGAGCGTCtacgaaaataatatttatatttatagaaaattCATATTCAAAAGTTTAGATAACTATTTATTGAacgaacaaaataattatagtttttgttacttttatatatttcaagcattattatcaataaTACAACTACATTCGTTGGGTATTTATCATGGTCACATAAAAAGCGAAAACtttttaatacaaaataatatgcatatcCTTATAACggatatagatatattgaataaatacatttattatattccaAAAATAAG ATATGGAAACGAACGAAAggagaaaataaataaaatgcaaGAAGATATATTCAACTTGggaatattaattttagaaattttactaaaaaataaaaatatttcttatttatttcatgaTGAAAGCTATGATGacaataatgataatttttattcagaaaaaagaaagcaaacaaaactatatatgatggaaaataaaaagataaaaaaatatccaaattttgataataatattattagcatatcaaaaaaaaaaaatagcgaaaatttttttcatgcTTTATCCTTGCCgttcataaataaaaaaattataaatgaagaagaagattattttcaaaaaaataaaaatttgagAATGAATATagacaaatataaatattataattatcattatattaatcatattaattatattaacatatacaatgatatatataacaatgGTTCATCTTACGAATTTATGAATACAGGGAGTGAAAATTTGAATAGCCAAAATGtgattaaaaataaagcaataataaatgaaaacaataatacaaaaaaaaaaaaaaatagaaacaagaataatacttataataataataatgttgACATAAGTAGTGACACTGGATTTGACGATAAAATTATTCACGCTTATAGTGAttatgaattatttaacgattataaagaaacaaaaaataagcaTTCCACAAATAATCTCAATTTATACACACAGTCtgatatttatacaaatacAGCATATACCTTAATTGACAACTACAAAGATATTGGAAATATTCGAAGTCAggaaaaacataaatacgGAAAATCTGAAAGAAAAAAGTCCATAAGTAATAGAagattaaattattttaatatgaaCAAAGGTGAAGAAAGTAATGAGAGTCAAAATAGTTGCAACagtaatattttatgtaataataaaattaaaaatgatgcATATAACAAAACTACAAGTTGTGTTTTGAGTAGTAGTGAAGGTAGCGATTCGAATGTTagaagaaaagaaaaaagtgctccatataaaatatggaaaGTAGTGAGTTTAGTTAAAAATCCGtttgttatttattcattaattaatcatttttttttagaaaaaaataaaaatatatttaaaatatttaactATTGGtcttatcatatttttccgagtacatataaatatgtatttttccCCCTGTGTATACTTCAATTCCATCAAATCTTTAGAAAACCcgaattttttattttactaatacattttaacttgccatttatattatttcattttgatattttttcaaaaaaagaaaaagacaaatacgctttaataaaaagggctccaaatatttataaaaaaaaacaaaatgaaaaaaaaaattatagcTATTTCAATACCAATTGTCAAACACGCCATAATAGTAATCGAATCCCAAGATTAAGTTTAGGAAAAtatcagaaaaaaaaaaaaaaaaatataaacacaATTGCTTACTACATAAATGTTGTTAAAAAACATACAAccaatattaataaacatCAAATGCGAACTTACATCAATGATACAAATCTAAATAGTAAAGTAAAGGCACAAATACTGGAACAATGGaaagtttataaaaaacaaaaaaaaatggaaaaagaAAACGAAAGAAAATCAATGGATagagaaaagaaaaataaacaaactaaattaaaaaattgtaaaaaattgtatcaTTGTAAATCTTATTTCCCTTTTCCAATATTATCCTATAATAATACCCatgatttttataaattgtttttacaattttacaaaaatgtttattcctctatattttatgaagaaaaaagtTATATGGATGTTTTCAAATTTCTTGAAATATAcaaaagatatatttatttgtctCTATTTAGAgacttttattttaaaaacacaAATATTAGTAATACTCGTattgataaaattattaatcggaatattaaaaaaaaatattccacAGAAATTTCTAATACTTTTAACGAACATAACTACAAATGGAACTACAGCGAAGATATACATCaactaataaatattttaatatgttCTTATAACTTTATTATGTATGATTCTCTTAAAATTCTAATATTCGAGATAATACAACTAATAATAtgtcatataaaaaatgaaaaattggaaaaagaattaataccgtttttattttattgttttaaaaagacaaatgatgaaaatattaaagttgttataataaaatgtatttatattataataaataatggaaataaatgtgaatatttttatatgtacatTGATAAATTTTTACCTAACTTTTTCATCCTCAAAAATACAATacaaaattatcaaaaatatatacatgcgAAATATTTACCTCTTTTTTCAACAATAACAATtcagtatatatataattcttgTTTATTAAAACACATGGAAAAAATGTCATTAAGAAATAGAGAAAGAAAACATAtctcaaaaaataatatacaagATACGAACAGTCTTGACGaaagtttttattttacaaataatCAAACAAGTGATACATGTAGTACTATAGGCATTTATGACACAATGAGCGATAATAATAGCATTTTAACTGAATCTGCATATATGGCAATACTAAAAGATATGcgaaataaatttatatccactttaaatgaaacaaatgattttattttatttgaattttatcaaaatatagttattttttgtacaattatgaacaaaaaatgggttaaagtttatatattaccATACATGCTAAAAaactattataaaataaaaaatatttttatcaaagcTATTTGTATTAAAACAATTGTTAAAATTGTCTTTTATATCAATGAAAAAGGCCCATTTGAAATTCTTTcagaatatattaaatcaaTAATTTTAGACCAAAACAATGAATtagttttaaaaattttgttatatgaatttctttttatattaaaaaaaaattataaaaagtgGTCAACATGTACTACTTCTAAAAcacaatataatattataattatgaattctcaaaaacaaaaaaacatgaaaaaaaaaaaaaaaaaaaaaatattattccacttttatttttcaaaaaaatcaatTTCACTCCCCTTTTAA